The Burkholderia mayonis DNA window ACCACACGCGCTTTCCGGAATACGTGCAGGCGCGCTTCGGCGTTCCGCTGTCGGCGACCTACCGTTTCCTGCGCTGGTTCCACGGCGCGTCGCTCGCGGTGATGGCGCCCACGCCCGTCGTCAAGAGCGACCTCGAGCAATACGGATTCGACAACGTCGTGCTGTGGACGCGCGGCGTCGATCTCGACGTCTTCCAGCCGATGGAGTCGAAGGTGCTCAACACCGCGCGGCCGATCTTCCTGTATGTCGGCCGCGTCGCGATCGAGAAGAACGTCGAGGCGTTCCTGAAGCTCGACCTGCCCGGCTCGAAGTGGGTCGCGGGCGAAGGGCCCGCGCTCGCCGAGCTCAAATCACGTTATCCTGAGGCCAATTACCTCGGCGTGCTGACTCAGGCGGAGCTCGCCAAGGTATACGCCGCCGCCGACGTGTTCGTGTTCCCGAGCCGCACCGACACCTTCGGGCTCGTCCTGCTCGAGGCGCTCGCGTGCGGCACGCCCGTCGCCGCGTACCCGGTCACGGGGCCCGTCGACGTGCTCGCCGACGGCGGCGCGGGTGCGATGAACGACGACCTGCGCGAAGCGTGCCTCGAGGCGCTGAAGATCGACCGGCGGCATGCGCGCGCCTGGGCCGAGCGCTACTCGTGGCTCGCGGCGTCC harbors:
- a CDS encoding glycosyltransferase family 4 protein produces the protein MKIMIVTDAWEPQVNGVVRTLKSTARELIALGHRVELVTPLEFRTVPCPTYPEIRLSILPYRRLRERLNAFEPDALHIATEGPLGLAARRYARARKLPFTTAYHTRFPEYVQARFGVPLSATYRFLRWFHGASLAVMAPTPVVKSDLEQYGFDNVVLWTRGVDLDVFQPMESKVLNTARPIFLYVGRVAIEKNVEAFLKLDLPGSKWVAGEGPALAELKSRYPEANYLGVLTQAELAKVYAAADVFVFPSRTDTFGLVLLEALACGTPVAAYPVTGPVDVLADGGAGAMNDDLREACLEALKIDRRHARAWAERYSWLAASEQFASHLKPLPKTACPHTEGAAV